A single window of Xylocopilactobacillus apicola DNA harbors:
- a CDS encoding DUF2247 family protein, whose protein sequence is MTDWINEFKKSKIPFSWSELKIGRFGYSNKFYLPAIIDDDVVITYTLNYLSKHENENNQYLWDLGSLTAPYNESEIYKYLSLVSSSERKDLKAYFRWRWILVNNLIRELFDKDGIDALLEITEFWLKLESPVDKPYQYQGVNNELTLSEFYTDKNLHKVIYDHIKWLRKEKNNLL, encoded by the coding sequence ATGACAGATTGGATAAATGAATTTAAAAAAAGCAAAATTCCTTTTAGCTGGAGTGAATTAAAAATAGGTAGATTTGGGTATAGTAACAAATTTTATCTTCCGGCAATAATTGATGATGATGTGGTGATTACATATACCTTAAACTACTTGTCGAAACATGAAAATGAAAATAATCAGTATTTGTGGGATTTAGGCAGTTTAACCGCACCCTATAACGAAAGTGAAATCTACAAATATCTTAGTTTGGTTAGTAGTTCTGAAAGAAAAGATTTAAAAGCTTACTTTAGATGGAGATGGATTTTAGTCAACAATTTAATAAGGGAGCTTTTTGATAAGGATGGCATTGATGCTTTATTAGAAATAACTGAATTTTGGTTAAAACTGGAATCACCAGTCGACAAGCCGTATCAATATCAAGGAGTAAATAATGAACTAACTCTGAGCGAATTTTATACTGATAAAAATTTGCATAAAGTTATTTATGATCACATAAAATGGTTACGTAAAGAGAAAAATAATTTATTGTAA
- a CDS encoding MerR family transcriptional regulator: MTQYTVSQLAQLSGVSARTIRYYDQIGLLQPALTTEKYYRIYTEQEVDLLQQILYFRRLGFKLSEIKEIMENPNYDVVNSLKTHQRWLRQEVEELNRLNASLSEAIKYYQGEQSMTDDQKFQELKTQYLQENERLYGEELRDKYEEKELQQFNDNFANLSKEKYDAWKKAEEQLIKDLNILLKEPGVVDLDSPVAMDAFLSHQKWLKLIYPKYDSNFHRGIVQMYLADERFSDYYNSRTDGDSVELLAQIINHYV, from the coding sequence ATGACTCAATATACAGTATCGCAGTTGGCACAACTTTCAGGGGTGAGCGCCCGCACGATTCGTTATTATGATCAGATCGGGCTTTTGCAGCCAGCGCTGACAACAGAGAAATATTACCGAATTTACACTGAGCAAGAAGTTGATCTGCTGCAGCAGATTCTTTATTTTCGCCGTTTAGGTTTTAAGTTATCAGAAATTAAAGAAATCATGGAAAATCCCAACTATGACGTTGTAAATTCTTTAAAGACTCATCAGCGCTGGCTTCGCCAGGAAGTTGAGGAGTTAAATCGCCTGAATGCCAGCCTCAGTGAGGCGATTAAATATTATCAAGGAGAACAATCGATGACAGATGATCAAAAATTTCAGGAGCTGAAAACTCAGTATTTGCAGGAGAATGAAAGGCTCTACGGTGAAGAGTTGCGGGATAAGTATGAGGAGAAAGAATTGCAGCAGTTTAATGATAACTTTGCAAATTTGAGCAAAGAAAAATACGACGCCTGGAAAAAAGCGGAAGAGCAGTTGATCAAGGACTTAAATATTTTGCTAAAGGAGCCAGGAGTAGTGGATTTGGATAGTCCAGTTGCAATGGATGCTTTTTTGAGTCACCAAAAATGGCTCAAGTTGATTTATCCCAAATACGATTCGAACTTTCACCGGGGAATTGTCCAAATGTATCTCGCCGATGAAAGATTTAGCGATTATTATAATTCGCGCACCGACGGTGATTCGGTTGAACTATTAGCTCAAATTATTAATCATTACGTATAA
- a CDS encoding T7SS effector LXG polymorphic toxin has product MSIRMRVGASKAQAASTRALCRKQIEDYRNLQSAINDFLLTTDTLKGEAYKSARAYFNKVLKPLGQGGMLLAEAVEKAVQKFPDQYQAEVDHGDLDEAKLEGQIARARQLKNEAQNIVTKLSFPENSLRVMSPNFTSIALFREQEIADNKLLVAGYERTIKEL; this is encoded by the coding sequence ATGAGTATAAGAATGCGAGTTGGAGCTTCTAAAGCCCAAGCAGCAAGTACAAGGGCTCTCTGCCGTAAACAGATTGAAGATTATCGCAATCTACAATCTGCAATAAATGATTTCTTGTTGACGACAGATACTTTAAAAGGCGAAGCCTATAAGTCAGCCAGAGCGTACTTCAATAAAGTCTTAAAACCACTGGGACAAGGTGGAATGCTGCTAGCTGAAGCAGTAGAAAAGGCAGTGCAAAAGTTTCCAGATCAGTATCAAGCTGAAGTAGATCACGGAGACTTAGATGAAGCCAAGCTTGAAGGCCAGATTGCCAGAGCTAGACAGTTGAAGAATGAAGCCCAAAACATTGTGACTAAGCTGTCATTCCCAGAAAATTCATTAAGAGTAATGAGCCCCAACTTTACAAGTATCGCCTTATTCAGAGAGCAAGAAATTGCAGACAATAAATTGTTGGTTGCCGGATATGAGCGAACAATCAAAGAACTATAG
- a CDS encoding deoxyribonuclease IV, with protein MLIGSVQPFSGSEMLISSVKGALSDQENTLMIYTGAPQNTKRTPLNLPQIESGQILMKENGIAPLIVHAPYVINLANTAKEHIFNFGVQFLKEEIQRSEALGATQIVLHPGSHIGAGVEAGIAQVIKGLNEVIAPDQKVQIAIETMAGKGSEVGTSFEQLAEIIDGVKYNEHLSVTFDTCHTSDAGYDIKNNFDGVLAEFDSIIGLERLKVLHLNDSKNVQGAHKDRHENIGFGTIGFETLNYIAHYEALKSVPKILETPAVDGHSPYKCEVAMLKSQKFEPDLLEKIVASK; from the coding sequence ATGTTAATAGGTTCAGTTCAACCGTTCTCCGGTTCAGAAATGTTGATTTCATCTGTCAAAGGAGCACTTAGCGATCAGGAAAACACTCTAATGATCTACACCGGTGCGCCGCAAAATACCAAGCGGACTCCTTTAAACTTGCCGCAAATTGAATCTGGGCAGATTTTGATGAAAGAAAACGGCATTGCTCCTTTAATAGTGCATGCTCCATACGTAATTAATCTTGCCAACACCGCAAAAGAGCACATTTTTAATTTCGGCGTCCAATTTTTAAAAGAAGAAATTCAGCGCTCAGAGGCATTAGGTGCAACGCAAATTGTCCTTCACCCTGGATCACACATAGGAGCTGGCGTTGAGGCCGGGATTGCCCAAGTGATTAAAGGGCTAAACGAAGTAATCGCGCCCGACCAAAAAGTTCAAATTGCAATTGAAACCATGGCAGGTAAAGGCAGCGAAGTCGGAACTAGCTTTGAACAGCTTGCCGAAATTATTGACGGGGTCAAATACAACGAACATTTATCTGTTACTTTTGATACTTGTCACACCAGTGATGCTGGATATGACATCAAAAACAATTTCGACGGAGTTTTGGCAGAATTTGATTCAATCATCGGATTAGAGCGGCTGAAAGTTCTCCACCTTAATGACTCCAAAAATGTTCAAGGTGCGCACAAGGATCGCCACGAAAACATTGGCTTTGGGACGATTGGCTTTGAAACTTTGAATTATATTGCTCATTATGAAGCGTTAAAATCAGTTCCGAAAATCCTTGAAACGCCTGCGGTAGACGGACATTCTCCTTATAAATGCGAAGTTGCGATGCTTAAATCTCAAAAATTTGAGCCCGATTTACTGGAAAAAATTGTTGCTTCGAAGTAA
- a CDS encoding T7SS effector LXG polymorphic toxin has translation MSIRMRVGASKAQAASTRALCRKQIEDYRNLQSAINDFLLTTDTLKGEAYKSARAYFNKVLKPLGQGGMLLAEAVEKAVQKFPDQYQAEVDHGDLDEAELESKIAELKTLISSAKSILNQISDVPVQGLPGVSTTNNSLPALIKEREIANTQLMISGYEQTLEKLKILLDKLRAFNAKSSTIFKDIDVLKQAVDQGLEQTKTSWDGIRGVFLIPDNLDWANTIQNFQKAKEEAHRKSMMEKLKPYKVYAWRFKDPSTNKVTTNWFIDKNGERIFDQELEDFLKKHGEELKGVYKEISWEELLELDQAARRKGDGKNYLTRHQVPNVGV, from the coding sequence ATGAGTATAAGAATGCGAGTCGGGGCTTCCAAAGCCCAAGCAGCAAGTACAAGGGCTCTCTGTCGTAAACAGATTGAAGATTATCGCAATCTACAATCTGCAATAAATGATTTCTTGTTGACGACAGATACTTTAAAAGGCGAAGCCTATAAGTCAGCCAGAGCGTACTTCAATAAAGTCTTAAAGCCACTGGGACAAGGTGGAATGCTGCTAGCCGAAGCAGTAGAAAAGGCAGTTCAGAAGTTTCCAGATCAGTATCAGGCTGAAGTAGATCACGGAGACTTAGATGAAGCCGAGCTTGAAAGTAAGATCGCTGAGCTGAAAACTTTAATCAGCAGTGCAAAAAGTATTCTAAACCAGATATCAGATGTTCCAGTCCAAGGATTGCCGGGAGTATCGACAACAAATAATTCTCTGCCAGCGTTAATCAAAGAACGTGAAATAGCCAATACCCAACTAATGATTTCGGGATATGAACAGACCCTAGAGAAACTCAAGATTTTATTGGATAAGTTAAGGGCGTTCAATGCGAAGTCCTCGACAATCTTTAAAGATATTGATGTGCTAAAGCAAGCAGTTGATCAAGGCTTGGAGCAGACGAAAACATCGTGGGACGGCATAAGAGGAGTATTTCTGATCCCAGATAATTTGGATTGGGCAAATACGATTCAAAACTTCCAGAAAGCGAAAGAAGAAGCACACCGTAAGTCGATGATGGAAAAGCTAAAGCCCTATAAAGTATACGCATGGCGGTTTAAAGATCCATCGACGAATAAAGTGACGACTAATTGGTTTATTGATAAAAATGGGGAAAGAATTTTTGATCAAGAACTAGAGGACTTTCTTAAGAAGCACGGCGAAGAATTAAAGGGAGTTTACAAAGAGATTAGTTGGGAAGAGCTTTTAGAATTAGACCAAGCAGCGAGAAGAAAAGGAGACGGGAAGAATTACTTAACCCGACATCAGGTGCCGAATGTTGGCGTGTAG
- a CDS encoding CdiA family toxin C-terminal domain-containing protein: MDWANTIQNFQKAKEEAHRKSMMEKLKPYKVYAWRFKDPSTNKVTTNWFIDKNGERIFDQELEDFLKKHGEELKGVYKEISWEELLELDQAARRKGDGKNYLTRHQVPKGWRVGTQISAGVESVAWFAQKSGLMTIGSVAGLRYAGKGVKLSKGKIGHAKIGEISGAKPINGKISGKSSIELPRLANLRFESSAKNHLKNVEGFDKKRGFKGGHNLDDFMEGLRGLGTEPENLIISKTPHPKVKGIYEIWYQVPLKDKAGNISYPLKYRKIKFPKTIYDPKIISDQEMYEWGEKALKNGYHKVEGESVVGKLDDLDFVGFLNQNQKINRKVKNFYPTFEEVLKDIKK; this comes from the coding sequence TTGGATTGGGCAAATACGATTCAAAACTTCCAGAAAGCGAAAGAAGAAGCACACCGTAAGTCGATGATGGAAAAGCTAAAGCCGTATAAAGTATACGCATGGCGGTTTAAAGATCCATCGACGAATAAAGTGACGACTAATTGGTTTATTGATAAAAATGGGGAAAGAATTTTTGATCAAGAACTAGAAGACTTTCTTAAGAAGCACGGCGAAGAATTAAAGGGAGTTTACAAGGAGATTAGTTGGGAAGAGCTTTTAGAATTAGACCAAGCAGCGAGAAGAAAAGGAGATGGGAAGAATTACTTAACCCGACATCAGGTGCCGAAAGGGTGGCGTGTAGGCACACAAATCAGTGCAGGTGTGGAATCAGTAGCATGGTTTGCACAAAAATCAGGTTTGATGACCATAGGATCCGTAGCGGGTTTAAGATACGCAGGCAAAGGTGTTAAACTATCAAAAGGGAAAATTGGACACGCAAAGATTGGCGAGATCAGCGGTGCTAAACCGATAAATGGCAAAATCTCAGGAAAAAGTTCAATAGAACTTCCAAGACTAGCTAACCTTCGATTTGAAAGTAGTGCAAAAAATCACTTAAAGAATGTCGAAGGTTTTGATAAGAAACGAGGTTTTAAAGGTGGACATAATCTAGATGACTTTATGGAGGGATTGAGAGGATTAGGAACAGAACCCGAAAATTTGATAATTTCCAAAACCCCACACCCCAAGGTCAAAGGTATCTATGAAATTTGGTATCAAGTACCACTTAAAGATAAAGCAGGAAATATATCTTACCCATTAAAATACAGAAAGATAAAGTTTCCTAAAACAATTTACGACCCAAAAATTATTAGTGATCAAGAAATGTATGAGTGGGGAGAAAAGGCATTAAAGAATGGATACCATAAAGTTGAAGGGGAATCTGTAGTAGGAAAATTAGATGATTTGGATTTTGTAGGTTTTCTAAACCAAAATCAAAAAATTAATCGAAAAGTTAAAAACTTTTATCCGACGTTTGAAGAAGTATTGAAAGATATAAAGAAATAG
- a CDS encoding DUF3958 family protein has translation MYLKILSFFFEEIGFEFRESDQANIFNSMREDQARQARNTRQRFSDYETNLRSMNRQLETELDEVASAKKQALREESQ, from the coding sequence ATGTATTTGAAAATTCTTAGTTTTTTCTTTGAAGAGATAGGCTTTGAATTTAGGGAAAGTGATCAAGCTAATATATTCAACTCAATGAGAGAGGATCAAGCCAGACAAGCTCGCAATACTAGACAACGCTTCAGTGATTACGAAACAAATTTAAGGTCAATGAATCGCCAGCTTGAAACAGAGCTAGATGAAGTGGCTTCCGCTAAGAAACAAGCTCTGAGGGAGGAAAGCCAATGA
- a CDS encoding DUF3800 domain-containing protein codes for MNIYVYSDESGVFDKKHNDFFVYGGIVIFTTENHENWKRKYKKAEQTIRKIEKLDKDTEVKATNISNKSKNKLFRSLNKIEKFGGIIYQPKVLDNIFENKKSKQRYLDYIFKICVKRKFEDLINKDILNPENVENIYFFADEHSTATNGKYELTEGLEQEFKFGTNNWNYSKFFPPIFPSMSSISLDYCNSQRKILIRSADIIANKLLYSAKKKIIPDLQKDNFIITTFPNN; via the coding sequence ATGAACATTTATGTGTATTCAGACGAATCTGGCGTTTTTGATAAAAAACATAATGACTTTTTTGTTTATGGTGGAATAGTAATTTTTACGACAGAAAATCATGAAAACTGGAAAAGAAAATATAAAAAGGCCGAACAAACTATTAGAAAAATAGAGAAATTGGACAAGGACACCGAAGTTAAAGCAACGAATATCAGCAATAAATCTAAAAACAAACTTTTTCGTTCGTTAAATAAGATTGAGAAATTTGGAGGAATAATTTATCAGCCAAAAGTCCTTGATAATATTTTCGAAAATAAAAAATCAAAGCAGCGCTATCTTGATTATATTTTTAAAATTTGTGTAAAACGCAAATTTGAAGACCTTATAAATAAAGACATTTTGAACCCTGAAAATGTTGAAAACATTTATTTTTTTGCCGATGAGCATTCTACTGCAACAAATGGAAAATACGAATTAACAGAAGGCCTTGAACAAGAATTCAAGTTTGGAACGAACAATTGGAACTACTCGAAATTTTTTCCCCCAATTTTTCCATCAATGAGCTCTATTTCCTTAGACTATTGCAATTCTCAAAGAAAAATATTAATCAGATCTGCTGATATTATTGCAAATAAATTGCTTTATAGCGCTAAGAAAAAAATAATTCCCGATCTACAGAAGGATAATTTTATAATAACAACATTTCCAAATAATTAA
- a CDS encoding DUF4926 domain-containing protein, translated as MTLREYDVVISTEDIDENVKVGTKGVVVMVLDKIREIYEIEFFDANKDTIEVMEVSGTKLYR; from the coding sequence ATGACACTTAGAGAATATGACGTTGTGATTAGCACAGAAGATATTGATGAAAATGTAAAAGTAGGAACCAAGGGAGTGGTCGTTATGGTACTGGATAAAATTCGAGAAATATATGAAATTGAATTTTTTGATGCCAACAAAGATACAATCGAGGTTATGGAAGTTAGTGGAACAAAATTATATCGATGA
- a CDS encoding multicopper oxidase family protein — protein sequence MNKEVYKDYFFDANGYDIQDGGYKELEEPKTPAVPLAVPELLKPDRETQTDIYYTVCAQTGETEILPGEKTKTWGYNRSILGQTVVFPVGKHIHVTLQNRLPEITTFHWHGLNVSGPYVDGGCHAPVYPGEDSEIDFTLNQPASTNWLHAHPCPATAEQVYKGLATMVVVTDQHEASLSLPRTYGVDDIPVILQDRTFHENNQLDYRTDYDPDGVLGVTPLVNGTVNGYFDVTAKKMRLRLLNGANRREWRLHFSDDLEFVQIAGDGSLLPKPVHFTKLMLTCAERAELVVDFSKYKPGDEVILYSDQTPIMTFRIKEFTNDQHVEVPDELLKIEVPAVDPETPVRKVVMSGMDESVMMDHKKFKMDRIDAEQEVGLVQYWDVSNTNGRKMGMVHPFHCHGMSFLVISRNGHDPYPNERGFKDTVGVNPSETVRILVRFDLAGLYMYHCHILEHEDGGMMAQIETFIPGKPRPHYELMTMDKLMKAFSEERGIPEDELWLPGMDSYHKMHMDM from the coding sequence ATGAACAAAGAAGTGTACAAGGATTATTTTTTTGATGCTAATGGGTACGACATTCAAGATGGGGGCTACAAGGAGTTAGAGGAGCCAAAGACTCCAGCAGTTCCTTTGGCAGTCCCGGAACTTTTAAAACCGGACCGCGAAACGCAAACGGATATCTATTATACAGTTTGTGCGCAAACGGGAGAGACGGAAATTTTGCCAGGTGAAAAAACTAAGACATGGGGTTATAATCGTTCCATTCTAGGCCAAACAGTGGTATTCCCAGTTGGTAAGCATATTCATGTGACCTTGCAAAATCGCTTGCCAGAAATTACTACATTTCATTGGCACGGCTTGAATGTTTCTGGTCCTTACGTTGACGGAGGTTGCCACGCACCAGTTTATCCGGGTGAAGATTCTGAGATTGATTTCACTTTGAATCAACCTGCATCGACCAACTGGCTGCATGCTCATCCGTGTCCTGCAACCGCAGAGCAAGTTTATAAAGGTCTTGCAACAATGGTTGTAGTTACCGATCAGCATGAAGCAAGTCTAAGCTTGCCAAGAACTTATGGGGTTGATGATATTCCAGTGATTTTACAAGATCGGACTTTTCATGAGAATAATCAATTAGATTACCGCACGGATTATGATCCGGATGGGGTTTTAGGTGTAACGCCATTGGTTAACGGAACGGTGAATGGTTATTTTGATGTCACTGCTAAAAAAATGCGGCTGCGTTTACTTAATGGTGCAAATCGTCGAGAATGGCGACTGCATTTTAGTGATGATTTAGAATTCGTTCAGATTGCAGGAGATGGCAGTCTATTGCCAAAACCCGTTCATTTTACGAAGCTAATGCTGACTTGTGCTGAAAGGGCGGAGCTTGTGGTTGATTTTAGTAAGTACAAGCCAGGCGACGAAGTTATTTTGTATTCAGATCAGACCCCGATAATGACTTTTCGAATCAAAGAATTTACTAACGATCAACATGTTGAAGTGCCAGACGAGCTTTTAAAAATCGAGGTGCCAGCTGTTGATCCCGAGACTCCTGTGCGCAAGGTTGTAATGTCTGGCATGGACGAGTCAGTAATGATGGATCACAAGAAGTTCAAGATGGACCGAATTGATGCTGAACAAGAAGTTGGATTGGTTCAGTATTGGGACGTTTCAAATACCAACGGTCGCAAAATGGGAATGGTGCATCCATTTCACTGTCATGGGATGAGTTTCTTGGTGATATCTCGTAATGGACACGATCCTTATCCAAATGAACGCGGATTTAAAGATACTGTTGGGGTTAATCCAAGTGAAACGGTTCGGATTTTGGTTCGCTTTGACCTGGCAGGCCTGTACATGTATCATTGCCATATTTTAGAGCATGAGGACGGCGGCATGATGGCACAGATTGAGACTTTTATTCCGGGTAAGCCGCGGCCGCATTATGAATTGATGACAATGGATAAATTGATGAAGGCATTTTCTGAAGAACGAGGTATTCCAGAAGATGAGCTTTGGTTACCAGGAATGGATTCGTATCATAAAATGCATATGGATATGTAG
- a CDS encoding TIGR04197 family type VII secretion effector — protein MNEILTDFNVASNKATRIKTATDNLNSSSSVNQDGDTKMLGNASAHKAIAATKHSAQKISQVVNSASQHLRSVAKDFEAADQEISQKLFEAAGWRR, from the coding sequence ATGAATGAAATTCTAACCGATTTTAACGTTGCTAGTAATAAAGCAACAAGAATCAAGACGGCTACCGATAACTTAAACAGCTCTTCGTCAGTAAATCAGGACGGAGACACGAAAATGCTCGGCAACGCTAGTGCTCATAAGGCGATTGCGGCAACAAAACATTCGGCACAAAAGATTAGTCAAGTAGTGAATAGTGCATCGCAACACCTACGTAGTGTCGCAAAAGACTTTGAAGCTGCGGACCAAGAAATTAGCCAAAAGTTATTCGAGGCAGCGGGGTGGCGAAGATGA
- a CDS encoding HAD-IC family P-type ATPase, translating into MQEINGLTNEDAAAKLKSEGYNEVPEAPFSLSKQILKRLWEPNAWILEAALFVEIILGKWFQAAFIVVLLLFAATNGAFQARKAHRNLSSLSQDLTIKVSVLRSGKWISVPSRELVLGDVVNLQQGNIIPADMKILQGSLETNESSITGEANSISHHEGDLIYSGTEILSGQALATVSAVGLNSRAGKTTSLLKNTTAPGHLQTLLSKIIGYLALIDVILTVIILGVALIRHQDILSLIPFIAMLFISTIPITMPSSFSVANSIEAKILSTKNILVSDLAGIQDAANLNVLLSDKTGTITNNRPEVVEFHNYSKFSDSDVLALANAATNPRQPSVVDKAVQAYVLNKKIDTSKLQIKEVTDFDPKFGYSKAVVSTDQGEQDACLGSFSILAKKTNFTQETNANMGAGRSVAVSLGDQLVGLFILEDQPRSDSPAAIKAIKDRGVRVIMITGDNQVTAQTVAAEVNLEGKIVSYDDFIKMDSFEGIAGVAEVLPEHKLAIVKKFQQAGYIVGMTGDGVNDAPALKQAEVGIAVNNAVDLAKRSARFILMTPGLGSIVEILDSGHRVYQRMMTWTITKLARAAELMILLTLGFLTWGVEPLTLNAMILLTLFNNLVTIVLGTDRTTITYHPETWDLKRLNKLAGVFAIGWSAIGYALMWYVNDLYPHQTEKNSTIIYLFLILSALMMILMTRTKKPVWRDYPSKWVAVAISGDMIVSFILAYFGIMIAKVSLGWMAAVLLGVIVFGTILDLFKLLFYKVEKVG; encoded by the coding sequence ATGCAAGAAATTAACGGATTAACTAACGAAGATGCCGCCGCTAAACTAAAGAGCGAGGGATACAACGAAGTTCCCGAAGCGCCATTTAGTCTCAGCAAACAAATTTTAAAAAGACTTTGGGAACCCAACGCTTGGATTCTAGAAGCAGCTTTGTTCGTTGAAATAATTCTCGGCAAATGGTTTCAAGCTGCCTTTATCGTAGTTTTGCTACTTTTTGCCGCAACCAACGGCGCTTTTCAAGCACGTAAAGCGCACCGCAACCTTAGCTCCCTGTCACAAGATTTAACAATCAAAGTATCGGTTCTCCGATCAGGCAAATGGATCTCAGTTCCCTCTCGGGAGCTGGTCTTAGGAGATGTTGTCAACTTGCAACAAGGAAACATCATTCCCGCCGACATGAAAATCTTGCAAGGAAGCCTGGAAACTAATGAAAGTAGTATCACAGGCGAAGCGAACTCCATTAGCCATCACGAAGGCGATCTAATTTATTCAGGAACTGAAATTCTTTCGGGTCAAGCACTCGCCACAGTTAGTGCGGTGGGGCTTAACAGTCGAGCTGGTAAAACAACCAGTTTATTAAAAAATACGACTGCTCCTGGACATTTGCAAACCTTACTAAGTAAAATTATCGGCTACCTAGCCTTGATCGATGTTATTTTAACAGTCATTATTCTCGGGGTTGCGCTCATCCGGCACCAAGATATTTTGAGCTTAATTCCTTTTATCGCGATGCTTTTCATTTCAACGATTCCGATCACGATGCCATCAAGTTTTTCGGTGGCGAACTCGATTGAAGCCAAAATTCTCAGTACCAAAAATATTCTGGTTAGCGATTTAGCTGGGATTCAAGACGCCGCAAATTTAAATGTTTTGTTATCAGATAAAACTGGCACGATCACCAATAATCGCCCCGAAGTCGTCGAGTTCCACAACTACTCGAAATTTTCTGACTCTGATGTTTTGGCGCTCGCAAACGCAGCTACTAATCCACGTCAGCCCAGCGTGGTCGACAAAGCGGTGCAAGCCTATGTGCTCAACAAAAAAATCGACACTTCAAAACTCCAAATTAAGGAAGTGACTGATTTTGATCCGAAATTTGGTTACTCTAAAGCTGTAGTTAGCACTGACCAGGGTGAGCAAGACGCTTGTCTCGGCTCATTTAGTATTCTGGCAAAGAAAACCAACTTCACCCAAGAAACCAATGCCAACATGGGTGCAGGTCGTTCAGTTGCCGTCAGTTTAGGCGATCAACTGGTGGGACTTTTTATTCTCGAAGATCAGCCAAGAAGCGATAGCCCTGCCGCAATCAAGGCAATTAAAGACCGCGGGGTGCGCGTGATTATGATCACCGGTGACAACCAAGTTACCGCCCAAACCGTAGCAGCTGAGGTCAACCTTGAGGGCAAGATTGTTTCCTACGACGATTTTATCAAAATGGATAGCTTTGAAGGTATTGCTGGCGTGGCGGAAGTTTTGCCTGAACACAAACTTGCGATTGTCAAAAAGTTCCAGCAAGCAGGATATATTGTTGGAATGACCGGCGACGGAGTTAATGATGCCCCTGCTTTGAAACAAGCTGAGGTTGGAATTGCCGTTAACAACGCTGTCGATCTCGCTAAGCGTTCTGCACGTTTTATTTTAATGACACCAGGACTTGGCAGCATCGTTGAAATTCTTGATAGCGGGCACCGAGTTTATCAGCGCATGATGACTTGGACGATCACCAAACTTGCAAGAGCTGCTGAATTGATGATTTTACTAACACTCGGATTCTTGACTTGGGGCGTTGAACCATTGACTTTAAATGCGATGATCCTGCTAACGCTTTTCAACAATTTGGTCACAATTGTTTTGGGTACCGACCGCACGACGATCACTTATCACCCGGAAACGTGGGACCTCAAGCGGCTTAACAAGCTGGCGGGAGTTTTCGCAATCGGCTGGAGCGCTATTGGATATGCGCTAATGTGGTACGTTAATGACCTCTATCCTCACCAAACCGAGAAGAACAGCACGATCATTTATCTGTTCTTGATTCTCAGTGCCCTCATGATGATTTTAATGACCCGAACCAAGAAACCGGTCTGGCGCGATTATCCTAGTAAATGGGTCGCTGTCGCAATTAGCGGTGATATGATCGTTTCATTTATCCTGGCTTATTTTGGAATCATGATTGCAAAAGTTTCGCTGGGCTGGATGGCTGCGGTCTTACTTGGCGTCATCGTTTTCGGCACCATCCTCGATCTTTTCAAATTACTATTTTATAAAGTAGAAAAAGTCGGCTAA
- a CDS encoding DUF3958 family protein, translating into MSKYDELTQTEHDKRIESENVEQTMRKVRQLQESYDEHFQRANRFFEEIGFEFRGSDRANVFGALKEEHHRQMLNIKNHLGAQEESLRAANRKLETELDEVVAAKKQALREESQ; encoded by the coding sequence ATGAGTAAATACGACGAATTAACACAAACGGAACACGATAAGCGGATTGAGTCAGAGAACGTGGAACAAACAATGCGAAAAGTTCGCCAGCTCCAAGAATCGTATGATGAGCACTTTCAACGTGCCAATCGCTTCTTTGAAGAAATAGGCTTTGAATTTAGAGGAAGTGATCGGGCTAACGTGTTTGGCGCTCTAAAAGAAGAACACCACCGCCAAATGCTGAATATTAAGAATCATCTTGGCGCGCAGGAAGAAAGTCTAAGAGCAGCTAATCGCAAACTTGAAACAGAGCTAGATGAAGTTGTTGCCGCTAAGAAGCAAGCCCTGAGGGAGGAAAGTCAATGA